The nucleotide sequence ttgagcaggaggcgttggactcgatgatatcaAAGGTCCCGAAAACCTCAATGCTTCtgtgaaagccacagacagagatctctgcctcaagccgaggcagcagtcatcagccgactcagaggaacaggctgggaggcagctagaaaactgttcccagttcctcccttgtcatccctgcctcagctgtgcaagccagtgcaccgctttgtcgagctgcccagttctcatcccgctgtgattctgcaggtaacgttaacacaaaggagttagacgggaagagctctagttaacggcatgggaacctgaaagcacaggagaacttTTCTCCAAACGTGGGCAATGCTGCTTAGATTCTGTCACctatggaagagaaggaagaagacaaatgggccaaagggttacacaggaatgaaatacGAGGAAGGCgcaagagacatcaaaaacattgatatgTGCCCTGGAAGGCTATTTTGTAGTCAACTGACCTGCCCATACCCGACTGTGGGCATGAGGCCTCCGCTCCgacttccactcttctcctcttcaccatttcttccactgcagcacttcctgacacttcttttcttctcttgaccttcaaaacattgcaaacgtggtattgataaaatttgattttgactttttctggcaggttgaccctggctgaatgccaggtgcccaccaaagccattctatcactcccccccgcccctcagctggacaggggagagaaaatataacaaaagggctcgtgggtcgagataaggacaggagagatcactcaccaattactgtcacgggcaaaacagactcagcttggaaaaattaactcaatttattaccaatcaaccagagtagggtaatgagaaataaaaccaaatctcaaaacaccttccctgcacccctcccttcttcccgggcacaacttcactcccggattctctacctaccccccccagcggcgcagggggacttTGGAATGggatttacggtcagttcatcacacgttatttctgccgcttcatcctcttcaggggcaggactcatcacactcttcccctgctccagcatggggtccctcccacgggagacagtcctccacgaacttctccaatgtgggtccttcccacaggccgcagttcttcacgaactgctccagcatgggtcccttccacagcatgcagtccttcaggagcacactgctccagcatgggtcccccacagggtcacaagtcctgccagaaaacctgctccatgggctcctctctccacagatccacaggtcctgccagcagcctgctccagcacggggttcccatggggtcacagcctccttcaggcacccacctgctccggcgtggggtcctccataggctgcaggtggatatctgctccaccgtggacctccatgggctgcagggggacagcctgcctcaccatggtcttcaccatgggctgcaggggaatctctgctccggcgcctggagcatctcctccccctccttcttcactgaccttggtgtctgcagcgttgtttctcttacacgttctcactcctctctccggctgccatttctgtatgtcccagcaacttttttttccttcttaaatatgttatcacagaggtgctaccactgtcgctgattggctcggccttggctggcagcgggtccatcttagagccggctggtattggctctgtcggacataggggaagcttccagcagcttctcacagaagccacccctgtaactcccccccggctgctaccaaaaccttgccacacaaagccaatacgcttttctattctagaacaaaagtcagacttaatatacatccgtatttcgcaacattgtccaggcttatacaacaaaaaaaccaaaaaattactcaggaataaaagattagctgccttattcaaacagaaggtaagcactgagaggccatccagagaattatgctcaacagttttaaacaggaactactgcttcccaggacatcctatttgctccatttttagaGGAGGGCCTAGGAACGTAATTAGCTGGAACGTAATGCTAGCAGAGAGAGCGGgattttctctgggggaatttgGGCAGGACACCTTCACTAATTCACTCCATCTTTAGACGcttacctgtattgaaaacaaacccaccctgagctctcactaaacaacaactttccaaagaagcttaactttgttgttttcgacacgtacagcacttaggaaactacttaattattcagcaatattgacctcatacagactctcacagtgaagaaaccatttgacagctcagctcagacttgccaaaaacacatttaactgaagccagcacggctctcgcgtcctcaggcaggacttcattcaaagtACACTGGAAttgacaggaaggtttccctcaacttggatggttctaggtgagaattcactcccaccttacactgcctgactgacaccctgaaacaggacaactatagcattgcctagatatatattctgcttctccagactacttggaatatcactttttaaaaaaaaaaaccaacacacaaaacaaaaccacacacgcaacttacaagctcatcaccgcccttgtttacttctttacctgtaacagaggtattataaaatccggtgaatatttggtgactggactttctttaaccaactttaaagtacagttttgcattgtacctcacttcctgagaacaagataaacgacttagaaacaatgctggacttccatatgatatcttgaaactgaagaactgcaaatacagctctttcagaattcctggctgtgaataacacatgccagggggatggggacaatTGCTTTGGACTACTTGTCCATTTGATAAAGGAGATCTGAATATCTACTAAGCGCTcacaagaaagaccagcagcagcttctcccagggaccaataatcagaacaggaaacagtaagaaaaaacactcagttttcacaacagagcaggttcaatgcagagtcccacagaggtcgcagctggggcctgaggctggtcagggaattcatagaaaacctggaaaatgagacactagggaggtgacaacagttgctaattatacaaaagacattattaccattattactatcattatttagaaaaacaaatgcgttctttctttaggaaaatagaaacaaagagtcTGAAGTTCAACGTCAACAAATGTAgtcaagcacaaggaagaaaaacaggtgtTCCATACGTATGTACTGGCTCCAGCCTAGCTACTGACATTCAGGAATGAAGTTTGGGAGCCACTGGGcattgcttcataaaaatactagctgaagagtcagcagtgggtgaaaaggcaaagagaaattctagacattttcaaaaagcaatacagGACAAAAGAGAACACATTGCTATGCTCTATTTCACATCCATGGTACAGCCATACTGCATGCAGTTTTGCCCCCTCTAATTCAAAGacacagtggaggaagggaaagggaaaagcaagacatagATCGTAGAAGTTTCCAGACATTATCCAAACATACCCATAGTGACTTACCACAAGATACGTCttgctgaaaagagctgagttCTAGATACATAGTGCAACGTCCCATGGACCTGCTTCATCTCCTACCTCTAACTCCTTGACAGCTCTTTCAGTGGTGTCGAGATCCGGAGcgctgtgaaacaaacagagagaGTTAGTCCCACCCCAACCAAAAAGCAACAGAGTTACATTCCTTGTAagagtttaaacaacaacaaaacatcattcccattgcacagagaaaatacttagcaGGCAAATGATTTCCcagtttattgttcttaaaaaacatccattcttccACAACGACTAttcctttgcaattttctgcCCATTTGTATTTTGTGCGTCTGAGGATACAAAGGATGAGAGATCAGATCTTTTCAGTCGATCTTCAGTAACCTTTAGGATTGGGGTTTTTGACAAGGTGCCCTCAAACCAGCACCTCTGTCTTCCAGCCTATCCCAATGCCATTCTGCTCAAGGGACTAAAAGAAGGAACCGGCAGGACGTGTCTCTTAATCCCCTCCACAGTGCAAACCTGCAGAGGAACGGGCCTTCACGGCATTGGAGCTAGGCCTTGtgatgctgggagctgtgtaCTGCCTGCATCAAACTGTGTTCCCAACTAGTAACTACACCTTTTGTAAGTcagcttctcaaaagttgtttgctgctaggtatcggccaacaataaaatgcacagggagagagaacgtctcaaagaaaagctgaacccatgaagaagtaaacaaatgtcgcacaaatgtcacttggaaataaggaaatacggTGGAGTGTAAGGAATTATGGCATGCAAGTATTCTCTGGTATAtggtctggcaggcagccattCTCATATCCTCCACATTCAGGGGCCCCAGCCAGAACTCGGTCAGAGACgagaactttccttcctcttcagaaaggccCTCTCCTTGCTTAATATGGCacaagttaatgaaaggaattacacagtgcaccacagcagaaggacagatatcacccacccaagacttacgctgtggtcatgaagtcttcatgaatcagcagggacacaaaagtaCGATTCAGGAAGGGACGCTGAAGCGGCGAtgaggagaagagggtggaaagaatggaagaaagcaaggggcgATGACAGGCTGCCAAACTCAAACAAATGCAGTGCGCGCTCTACCATCAGGAGatcaaacacctgcaggctgttcagaaatGTACGCACACTACTGGCAGTGCCGACCAAAGGGATTACACTGAGGGAAAGAGTTGATTCACCAGACAACGAGAAGCACTGAAcgaattcctgattttgctttgctcgcgtgcacagcttttgcttgactgattaaaccgcctttatcccaacctgcgagttgattcacccttccgattctctccctcctcccactgcaggGCAGTGAGCGAGTGGCCGtgcggggcttagctgccggctgggcttaaaccactacaaaggctctagagcttctcagttgaacgctttaaacaaaatttcaaaataccgTCAGTAAAGCCAGCCTCTTTTCCCACTGAAGCACGAAATCCACCCACGGCAGTGAAACAGGAGCACTTTTTACAGCTCCCGTTACTCTCTCAGgccgatgctcagcctgtccaAGGGCAGCAGCCACTTGGAAGGGACCGCTTTCACGCTcggtgaaagaaggcaggaaaagagcagcccccaCCGTCTGAATTCAGGGTCTCCTATGAACTCACTGCTACCTGCAGTCACCAAACTGCAGGCTGTAGCTTCAACGTGCTCACCTGCCAGATTTTAAGTGCGTACACAAGCCTGCCTGCAGGAAGAAACCCGGTTTCAGGCAACCGACAGGGACCTGCTTTCGAGGAcgtcctcctttctcccagcccggggaaggaagcaggagagccaaCGGGACGggactgctctggaaatgccgCTGCCGACCTCCCTGAAGCCTGACAGGCCTcttgccccgggggctgccaagAACGCCCGGGCAGGACTGTGTCGCAGCCCGCCACCGACGCCGGGCTGTGAGGGACACCCCCGGCGGCTGCGGCTCCCTGCGGGGACAGCCGGcagaaactcctttctctccacagccGCACGTCTCCGCGGTGCCCGCCGGCCTCCGCCGGACAGCCACCAGCGGCAGgcagtcccctgctgcccccgcagccccgggggcggcagggaggggccggggctggccgggcctGCGGGGGGAAGGCCGGGACCCGGCGCCCCGGCCTGCCGCGAGGGGAgatgccgccaccgccgccgccgccgcctcagccccgctgccggcctgcgaggcccccgggcagccccggcgctggcgaCCGCCGGGCAGCCCACCGCTCCACGCACGGGGAGGAGCCCCCGCCacggccaccggccccgccgcgcccgccgcccgcccttgcctcaggcggggccgggccgcggctgcggctggagcggagccgagcccagccgagcccaaacgagatgagccgaaccgagccgagggGAGGCGAGCGCAGCCGAAACGACAtgagccgaggggagccgagcccaaacgagacgagccgaaccgagccgagcggagccgagcccagccgaaacgAGCGGAGCCGaacggagccgagccgagcccagccgaagggagccgagccgagccgagatgagccgagcccggcccgggcgccccctccctctgctccagctccccgcgctgctctgcactggctgctgctgctgctgctgcgctgcagaggcagctgcattttggggcttgGAGCGCTTTGGGTTCCAGCATGAGCCCGAAGCATCAGAGGAGTTGGCCTGTACCTCGTGGcaggtcttgcagctgctttcaggggggtctgggctctgcccaggccTCTCGAGTCAACGTTAACTCTGGTGCCTAATGACAGTAT is from Harpia harpyja isolate bHarHar1 chromosome Z, bHarHar1 primary haplotype, whole genome shotgun sequence and encodes:
- the LOC128136630 gene encoding protein PRRC2A-like, with amino-acid sequence MRSKRSSAHERGDRSGGLPGGRQRRGCPGASQAGSGAEAAAAAVAASPLAAGRGAGSRPSPRRPGQPRPLPAAPGAAGAAGDCLPLVAVRRRPAGTAETCGCGEKGVSAGCPRREPQPPGVSLTARRRWRAATQSCPGVLGSPRGKRPVRLQGGRQRHFQSSPVPLALLLPSPGWEKGGRPRKQVKRRKEVSGSAAVEEMVKRRRVEVGAEASCPQSGMGRTGAERVCHMSKAKHGFETNSSKEDEREFSPASLTVGCNRVSLWAPVGSNLEQRTGTGQAEGAVQLLQQLDQMVNKGNVESEGRGLSRFWRSIIFSPLQHLFVGKN